The Candidatus Dormiibacterota bacterium sequence GAACGAGCAGTTTCTGGCCTCACGTGTCCGATGGCCCGCGCACCTGCCGCTCGGCCGCCAGACATTGCTCTGCGACGCCCAGACCTCCGGCGGGCTGCTGATCGCCATCGCCGCGAAGGATGTCGAGCCGCTGCTCGCGGCACTTCAGGCCAAGCGGGTATTGGGTGCCGTGGTCGGCGAGCTGACCGAGGGGGACGCCGGCTCGATCGTGGTCGTCTGAGCGGGGCATTCCGAGGACTGGCTCGCAACAGCCTCGTCACGGTTTCGCACGCCAATATGCCATGGCCCCGGTCGCGCGTATTAAAGGGTAATGATGGGTGAGCTCAGGGTGAAGTGGCGGCCGCGTGTCGATCTCGGCAGCGCCCATAATGGCACCCAATGCGCGCACCGGGCAAGGCGGCGTCCGACGACGATCGCCCCCTCATCGAACGGGTCCGGAGAGGGGACCAGGACGCCGCCCGAAGCCTCTATGAGCGCTACTTCGACCGCATCTACAACTATGTTTACGCACGCCTCGGGCGCGCGGAGGACGCGGAGGATCTGGCAATCGAGACCATGACAAAAAGCCTGACTCGCCTCGATCTATTCCAAGACGAGGGCGTCGCCTTCTCTTCCTGGGTGTACCGGATCGCGCACAACGCCACCATCGATCACTACCGCCGGCAGGGGAAGATGTCGCTCGTTTCCCTCGAGCAGGCGCCGCCCCTAGAATCGGCGGACCCGTCCGAGCTGGCGGTCGAGCAACTGTCGAACGATGACCTGCACGTCGCGATCCGCGACCTGACCGATGAGCAGCAACAGGTCCTGATCCTTCGGTTCTTCCAGGACCTGACCGCCAATCAAGTCGCCGCCATCATGGGCAAATCGGTCGGCGCCGTGCAGGCCTTACAGCACCGGGCGTTGGGTTCGCTCGAGCGTGCCCTGCAGGGGAGGACCGCCAAGTGACGCCCGAAGTCCAGCGGTTGGAGCGGCTGGCGGAACGGCTGCGCGCCGTCGATCCCTTCGTGGCCCCGCCGAGCGCCAAGATTCGGGGCTGGAACCTGGTGTTGGCGGCGGTCGAGCAGTCGACCGCCGCACGATCACGCGCTCACCCATTCCGGCGCCTGGTGGTTGGGGTGCTCGCCGCCGCCGTACTGCTGGTGGCCGGTGCCCTCGCGGCATCCGCCGATAGCCTCCCGGATTCGCCCATCTACCCGCTGAAAGGCGTGCTCGAGAATGTGCGGGGCGGATTGATCTTCAGTCCCTCAGACAGACTCCCCTACCACCTCGACCTTGCCCGAACCCGCTTGACCGAGTCGGAAGCGATGATCGCGCGTCACCGGTTGGATCTGGCCAGCCGGGCGCTCAGCGCATTAGACAGCCAGCTCTACGACGCCGCGCTCGTGGTCAAGGCGGAGAAGCAAAGCGACCCGCCGGCCGGGGCCGCCATGGAGCGCCGCCTGCGCCAGGCGATCGCCACGCATGACGCCCAGCTTGCCAGCCTGCTGGGCCAGGTGACCGACCCCAGCGCTGTGACCGCCATTACGAAAGCGCGCGAGGACGCCGCTCGGGCCCTTCAGGTCGCCGCCACCCCCGCCACCCCCGGCTCGTCGATCAGCCCGGGCAACCCCAGCGCTGCGCCCACCGCCACGAGCCCAACGAGCGTCCCGACGACCTTGCCCCACATAACCGGGACCCCATAGCCGACCGGCTGACCCGGGCGCCCGGTAGCATGGCTGCCGGAATGCCGCGAGCTCGCAATGCCTGGGCAGCCGGAACAATCGCACTGCTGATGGTGGCCGTCGATCAGGCCAGCAAGGCATGGGCTCAGGCGTCGCTTCAGCCCGAGCACGAGCTCACGGTGATCCCCGGTTGGCTGTGGTTCAAACTGACCGGCAACTCGGGCGCCAGCCTTGGCCTCCTCCGTGGTCATAACCTGCTCTTTGTCGTGGCATCCACCCTGGTGATCATTGCCGTCGCCGCCATCGTGCTGCGCGGCGCACCTGGCGTGCTCGGCGCCGCCGCCCTCGGCGCGGTGGCCGGCGGAGCCACCAGCAATCTCATCGACCGCCTGCGCCTGGGGAGCGTCGTCGACTTTATCGAGGTGCACCTCTGGCCGACCAACTTCAACCTGGCGGATACCGCGATCCGCCTGGGCGTCGTCGTCTTCATCCTGACGCTGCTCCTCGACCGGCGCTGGCGCTCGCCAGCCGGTGGCGGCCGCAACCCTACCGGTTAGTTGCCGGCCGCGACCTTCATGTCCCGGTTGTAGGCGTCGATCAGCGGCTGGAAGAGTGCTGTGCTCGCGGTGTCAACGGATGTCCAGTCGTACTTATCCAGCACGGCGGCGTCGGCTTCGAGTGCGGCCGCGGCCTTTTGAGCCCCCGCGGCGTCGTTCGCATCGGCCGCCGCAACCAGCGCTTGGAGGTCAGTCAGCACCTGCTGGATCGACTTGAGGGCGGGTCCGAGCTCGGCTGGGACGGCTGGCGGCTGGGCTAATGTAATCGCCTTCTGCATGTTGGCGCCGGTGCCTGGCAACTGCGCCTTCACCCCGGCCAGATCGTTCGCGGTCCCCGCCTGCCCAATCGCATCAAAGCCGGCCATCGCATCGAGGAAGGGGTCGAGGAAGGCGAACTCCTTCCTATAAAGATCGATGCCCTGCTGGGCCGAGTTCAGTGCCGACAATGCGGCCTCGACCCGCTGACGATGCCGGTCGAGCGTACCCTGCTCGGGCAGCGTCAGCAGAGAACTCTTCAGGTCAGGGCGAACCTGCTGCAAGGCGGTGCGATCGCTTAAGACCAGTGCTTGCCATTTCGCGACCTTGTCCTTATCGGTCGCCAGCGCGGCCTTGACCGTCGGGATGGTGACGTTGGCGGATTTGAGATCGATGCCTTTGAACGGATCGTTGTTGAAGCTGTCGACCATATCGTTGTTGTGGCTGACCGCAGTGTGCAAGGCAGTGTCGGCCCGCGCAACCGGGCCGCCTGCCGCCGCGGCCCCGCCGAGAACGTAACCGATGATCAACAGGAAGACCAGCGCAATCCCTCCGATGATCAGCCAGCGGCGCCCCGATCCCCGACGCGCGACGTCGGGCGCGGGGGGCGGAGGCTCCTCCGCGGCGATGGCTGGCGTCGACTCGATGTGTGGTCCGTCTGACTCTGTCACGTGTACCCTCCCAGGCCGCAAACCGGCCATTCCCGAAGTCAGACTTACGCAAAACTCATGAGGTGTCAAGAGCCACTCAGCGCGATGATCTTGCCAGCCTCTGGACCGCCGGTTAGGCTTGAAGACAGGAGGAAGCAGCCAGAGTGGATCGCCTGCCTGCGCCGGCCCGGGAGTCGGACCCGGTCGTCCAGACGAGCCATGTCCGCGAGATGGCGGCCAACCTGCTGCTCGGTCGCGCGCTGCAGATGCTCGAGGCCGCAAGCGGCATGGTCGTGTTCTGGGACGCGGATGGCCGGTGGAACCGGGACAGCTTTGCCCTACCCGGACGGCCCGACCGCCTGGAGGAGCTCGCGCCGGTGCTCGAGGCCCTGCTCGAGTGGACGCTCTACACGGAAAAACCGGTCGTGATCCACGACCTGCGACAGAGTCGGTGGTCCCGGCACCTGCTGCATGGCGCCGATCCCCCTGCGGGGGCGGCGGTCGCGACGCCGATGGCGCAGCGCGGCGCGATCTGGGGGGCGGTCGCCATCTACCGGGCCGAGCCGCTCACTGCGGGGATGGACCTGCTCGGGCAGCTCGCCCAAGTGGCAACCGAGCCACTCAGCTCGCTGGGCTCCGCACGGCCGGAAGGCGTCGCTTGACGCGGGTGTCGTATGGGGCCCCGCTCCGGCGTGAAAAAGCGGGGAGACAGTTTAGGCGCTCCGTATCATGAGCCCCGATGCGCGCTGACGAATCCGCACGACGGCTCGCGGCGCTGCGAGGTCGACTGGTCGATCTCGAGCTCGACGGACTGGTGGTAACCGGCCCTGAGAATATCCGCTATCTCTCCGGGTTCAGCGGCAGCCTGGGGTACCTGGTGATCGGCACCAGCGCGGCAGAAATCCTGGGCGACAGCCGCTACTGGCTGCAGATGGAAGCCGAGGCCCCTGGATTCACCCTCGTGCGATCGGGCCCTTCACACGGCCTCTGGGCGTTGGTCTCTGAGCGGCTCAAGGCACTGGGCCTGTGCCGCGTCGGCTTCGAGTCGCAGCAGACCACGGTTGATCAACATCAGCGACTCGTGGCAGCCCTACCGCCGGAGCTGACGCTGATCCCCACAACCGGGCTGGTGGAAGAGCTCCGCATCATCAAGAGTGCCGAGGAGGTCGCGCTGCTTCGCGCCGTCGCCGCGATCGCCGGCCGCGCCTTCGATCGGGTTCGCTCCGCCATTCGCCCGGGGTTGCGCGAACGGGATGTCGCGTTCCTGCTGGAGCAGACCTTCCGCGAGCTGGGGGCCGAGGGTGCAGCCTTCGAGACGATCGTGGCAGCCGGGGAACGGGGTGCGCTGCCGCACGGCCGCGCCTCCGACCGGGTGCTCGAGCGCGGCGACATGGTGGTGGTCGACTTCGGCGCGACCGGCGCCGGCTACCACAGCGACACCACCCGGACGATCGTGATAGGTGAGCCCAGCAGCGAGCAAGCCCGCGTGATCGAGGCGGTGCGCACTGCGCAGCTCGCATCGATGGCCCTCATGAAACCGGGTGTGACCGCGGACGTTATCGACCGCCGGGCCCACGAGGTGCTCGCCGCTGAGGCGCACGCCTTCGGCCACGGCCTGGGCCATGGGATCGGATTGCAGGTGCACGAACGGCCCTTCCTGTCGCCCACCGATCACACCGCCCTGCGTGCTGGCATGGTCATCACCAACGAGCCGGGCATCTACATTCCGGACTGGGGTGGCGTTCGTCTCGAGGAAATGGTGCTCGTCACCGATACCGAACCGGAGGTGCTGACGTCGGCCTCCTGGGAGATCGGCGTCGGATGACGCCGGCCGAGGCCCTTCGAGAAAAGCTCGCGGTCTCCGTATTTCCTGACGATCTCTTCGGTGAGAACTGCTATCTGATCCGGCGCCGCGACACCACCTCGGCGCTGGCCGTCGATCCGGGGCTGCAGGTCGACCGCGTCCTTGAGTGGCTTCGTCAGGAGGGACTAACGCTGGAGCAGATCCTGGTGACCCACGGGCATATCGACCACGTCGGCGGTGTGCCCGCCTTGCATAAGGAAACGGGTGCGCCGATCGCCATGCACCCGGACGATCTCGCCATTCTCGATTGGGAGCGGTTCGCTCAAATGCCCTTTGTGCCCGCCGGCTTTGGGCGATTTTCCGTCGACACCAGGCTCGCCCACGATGCGACGCTGATGTTCCAGGACATCAGTCTGCGAGTCCTGCACACGCCGGGCCACACGCAGGGTTCGGTCTGCTTTCTCTTCGGGTTGGACTGCTTTGCGGGCGACACCCTGTTTCAGCGTGGCATCGGCCGGACCGACCTGCCGGGCGGCGATACGCAGAAAATCGTCTTCAGCATCCGCAATGTGCTCTACCGCCTGCCACCGAAGACCGTCGTCTACCCCGGGCATGGACCCAGCACGACGATCGAAGAAGAAATGTTGTTGAACCCCTTCGTCCCGGCCCATCGCTGAATGCGGATCGCCTCGCTGCTGCCCAGCGCCACCGAAATCGTCTGTTCGCTCGGCCTCGAGGACGAGTTGGTGGCTGTCACGCACGAGTGCGATTTCCCGGAGTCGGTCCGGACCAAGCCGGTGCTGACAAGGAGTGTGCTCTCCGCCGCGAGCACCGGAGCGGAGGTGGATCATCACATTCGAGAGCTCGTCCACCAGGGGAGCAGCATCTACGCGCTCGACGCCGACCTGCTGGCGGCGCTCCACCCCGATCTGATCCTGACGCAGGAATTGTGCGAGGTCTGCGCCGTCTCCTACCCAATCGTGGAACGGGCCGCGCGCCGGCTGGGGTCGTCGCCCCAGCTCGTCTCGCTCGAGCCGGAGAGCCTCGAGGACGTCTTCCAGAACATCCTCTTCGTCGGCCGCCTGGTCGGCCGGCCTGATGCCGCGGAGGACGTCTGCGATGCTCTTCGCCGGCGCGTTGCGAGCGTCGAGCAGCGTGTCGCCGGACGGCGTGCGCGAAGGGTGGTCTGCCTCGAGTGGGTCGACCCACCCTTCAACTGTGGTCACTGGACACCGGAGCTCGTCACCATCGCGGGCGGCGACGAGCGGCTGGGGGTTGCGCGCCAACCTGCGTACCCGCTCCGTTGGGAGGAGGTGATGAAAGCCGATCCCGAGGTCGTGGTCGTCATGGCGTGCGGCTTCTCCCTCGAGCGCAGCCTGCGCGAGGTCGAGGCAGCACGCGGCTGCTTCGATGCGCTCCGGGCGGAGACGTGGGTGGTCGACGGCAACGCCTTCTTCAGCCGACCCGGTCCCCGCCTGGTCGAGAGCGTGGAGATCATGGCGGGAATTCTTCATCCCGACGCCGTGGATCCGCCGCCGTCCTCGACGGCCCGGCCGCTCGAGCGCGTCAGCGACCGAGCCCTCTAGCCGCCGAACGCGAAGCGGAAGAACGCGGCCGCGATCAGGATCAGCAGGATCGCGCCGCCGACCAGCAGCAGCAGCGCCGCCAGCGTGAACCCGATCGCCCGGCCGAACGCGAGCCGCAGCTCGTCCTCGGCGGCGCGATCGTCGCCGGCATCACTCATCGGGGTGACAATCTCGCCGCCCTTTCCACGCCGGGGGCGGCTGCTGCGGCAGCGGGAAACGGACCACGCGGCGGACCCAGATCGGACAGCGTCCAGCCGTCGACGGTCGCCAGCCCCGTTTCGAGCTGCTGTACGAGGGCGGCCGACGGCGCACGCCGGTCGTAGACGCCAATCTTCTCCGACCGCAGCCGCCGCGTCTGCGCTGCGCGGTCGTCGAGCCACCAGGTCGCGCTGACGTCGAGGACATGGCCGGTGCGTTCCCGGTAGCTGATGGTGAGGACCGCCTGGCCACCCAGACGGCGCGCAAAGCGAAGCTCCCAGCTGCCCTTTCCCCGGCGGTAGCGGTCGATCAGCAGGTCGTGCTCGCGGGCAAACGACTCGACCGCCGGGGCCACCACCCGGAAGGCGTCGACGATTTGCGTCGGGATCGGCGAGATCCGGGCCAGGGGTGCCACGGTCCGAATTCTAGGCGAGGGTTGCTCGAGTTTCGCCTGTAGAGTGGATGCCAGTGGACCGGCAGCCGACCGATGTTGCCGACAAGATCCTGGCGTCGGCCCGAACGATCGCCGTGGTCGGCCTCAGTCCGGACACGCGGCGCCCGAGCCACGGCGTCGCGCGCTACTTGCAACGAGCAGGCTATCGCATCATTCCGGTGAATCCCCACGTCGATGAAGTGCTCGGTGAGCGCGCCTACGCGAGTCTGCGGCAGATCCCGGAAGCGGTCGACGTGGTCGAGATCTTTCGACGGTCGGAGTTCGTCGGACCGATCGTTGACGACGCCATTGCCATCAAGGCGAGCGCGGTCTGGCTGCAGGACGGCGTCGTCGACGAGGACGCCGCCGCGCGGGCGCGCGCCAGCGGTCTCGACGTGGTCATGGACGATTGCATGTTGCGCCGCCACGCGCAGCGCCACCAGCACTGAGAGAACGTCACGCTAGGGGCGATGCGCCCGCAGCCGCGCTTCGGCGATCTCCTCGGCGGCACGACGGTTCGAGACGCCCTCCCGCCTTGCCCGCTCGAGGAGCTCGCGCGTGGTGCTGCGGAGCTGGCGGCTGGTGACCGTGAAGATCGAATCGAGGTTTGGCTCCAGGCGTTTTTCCAGCAGGCCGCAGAAGAGAAACGCGGCGGCGGCGTTGGCGACGAAGTCCGGCAGGATCGTGATGCCGCGACGTTCCAGTTGCGCCTCAGCGTCGGCCGTGACCGGGTTGTTCGCGGCTTCGACCAGCAGGCGGCAGTTGATGCCCGCCTGGTTGTCGGCGCGGATCGCGTTCCCGATCGCCGCCGGGATCATGATGTCGACCCGATGGCTGAGCCAGGCGGGCTCCGGCTCGCAACGCGCGCCCGGCTTCAGACGTCGCCGGTCGACGCGGCCGAAGCGGTCGCGGATCGAGAGCAGGTGCGGGACATCGAGGCCGTTCTCGTCGACGATCGTTCCTTCGATGTCGGCCACCACACTGATGCGGACCCCGGCCCGGTCCAGGTAACGGGCTGCGGCACCCCCAACGTTGCCAAATCCCTGGAGCGCGACCGTCGCGCCCTTCAGCGGCAGCCCGAGCACCTCGGTCGCCTCGGTGGTGCATTCCGCGACCCCGTAGCCGGCGATCAGCTCGGTGATCGGGTTGCCTTCACTGGCAAGCGCCAGCGCCTGTTTGACGCGGCTGAGCCCGGCGCCGCCTTCGGACTTGAACCCGGCCTGGAGCGGATGGGTCAGCCCGGCCAGCTGGCAGGCCGCGATGATGTCGTCCTCGCGCGTGCCCAGGTCGGCCCCCGTTGCGTAGCGCTCGGCGATGAAGGGGCGGATGGCCTCGACGAAACCGCGCAGCACCGCGGGCGCCTGCGGAGACGCCGGATCGCAGTCGATTCCTGATTTCGCGCCGCCGTACGGGATGTCGAGGACGGCCATCTTGTGGGACATGATCCGGGCTAGCTGGGTGACCTCGTCGACCGTGACGCCTGGACGCATGCGGATGCCACCGGAGCACATCCCGCCAACCAGCCGATCGATGACGAACCATCCGCGGGCGCCGGTCGCCGGATCGTGCCATTCACTGACGAGGTAGGGCGTCAGCGGCGGCACGCTCAGAAGACGCGACCCCCGAGAGGAACGTCGAGGCTTGGCTCGAGCAGGACCACGGCGCCGTCCGGATCGGGCACGCCCAGGACCAGCACCTCGGAACGCACCGGACCGATCTGCCGCGGGGGAAAGTTGAGCACGGCGATGACCAGCTTGCCGCGCAGTTCGTCCGGCGTGTAGTGCGCCGTCAGCTGGGCGCTGGACCGCCGGATGCCGAGCGGGCCAAAATCGATGCGAAGCTTGTAGGCCGGCTTGCGGGCTTCCGGAAAGGGCTCGGCCAGAAGGACCCGGCCGACGCGCATGTCGACCCGCTCGAAGTCGGAGAGATCAATGGTGGTCGCCTCGCCCAACATGCCTAGTGTAGTGTGCCCAAGGTATGCCGCTCACGCCGCAGGAGATGCGAGCGCTTTATCCGATCACGCGCCGCTACGCATATCTCGATCACGCGTCCATCGCCCCGCTGGCGACGCCGGTCCGCTCCACGATGGACGTGTTCCTCGGCCGCATGACGGAGGAACCCTTCGACCTGGCGCACTGGGCGCGGTTTCGCACTCAGGTGCGCGGCCGGGTCGCGGAGTTGCTGGCGGTCGGGCCGGAATCGATCACGTTTACGAAGAACACGACCGCCGGGCTTGGTCTCGTCGCGGCCGGCCTCGACTGGGAGACAGGTGACAACATCGTGGGCGTCGATGGGGAATTTCCGGCCAATATCTACCCGTGGATGGGCCTCAAGCGAAAAGGTGTCGACCTGCGCCTCTACCGTCCCGCGCACGGCCGGATCGACGTCAAGGCCCTGGTGCGGCTCTGCGATCAGCGGACTCGCGTGCTCGCCATCAGCGCAGTCCAGTTCTGGAGCGGGTTTCGGACCGACCTCGGAGCCCTCGGTGCGGCGCTCAAAGGCCGCGACGTCTTGCTCGTGGTGGACGCGATCCAGGCGGTCGGTGCTATGCGCCTGGACCTCTCGGCGACGCCCGTTGACTTCCTGTGCGCGGGTGCGCAGAAATGGCTGCTGGGCCCCATCGGCGTGGGCTTCGCCTACGTGGGACCGCGGATGCTGGAGCGACTCAGCCCGGTCACGATCGGCACCGACAGCGTGGTCCGTGACGAGGAGTACTTCGACTATGACATCACGCTGAAGCCGGACGCCCGCCGCTTCGAAGAGGCGGCGCCCAATTATCCAGGCATTCTCGGGATGGGCGCGGCGGTCAATCTCCTGCTGCGGGCCAGCCCGCCGACGGTGGAAGACGTCGTCCTTCGGCTCGCCGATCGGTTGCGCGACGAGCTCCCGCGCCGGGGTTATGAGCTGGTGCTGAAACCTACGCTGCCATCCGAACGTTGTGGCATTGTGTCGTTCCGCCACCCCCGGATGGTCCCGGCCGAGCTGCATACTCGCTTACGCGAGGCCGGCGTCATCCTTTCACTGCGCAGTGATTTCCTGCGCGCCTCGCCCCACTACTACAACAGCGACGAGGATCTCAATCGCCTGCTGGAGGCGCTCCCGCAGTGACCTTCTGGCAGGAGGCCAAGCGCGAGCTTGGGCGGGAAACGCAGCCGGTCGACACCATCGTGCGCTTGATCATCCTTGAACGCGCCATCCGCGGCACGCTGGTCTTCATCCTGGGGATCGCGCTGCTGACCCGGAGCCGCAGTGTGGTGTCGCTGGTTCGCCAGTGGGTGGCCGAGCTCGACGTCAACCCTGAGCGGCGATTGATTCCTCGGCTCCTGAGCACCATCCTTCGTCCTATCGGCGGGTTTTCCTCGCGGACCGTGCTGCTCATCGGGATCGGTGCGGTCCTCTTCGGGGTCCTGGAGCTGACGGAAGCGGTCGGGCTGGCGCGGCGACGCCGTTGGGCCGAGTACCTCACGGTGATCGCCGGTTGCATCGGCATCCCCCTGGAGGTGAGCGAGGTGCTCAACCGACAGACGCCGGTGCGCATCGGCATCTTGCTGATCAACGTCGCGATCGTGATCTACCTCGCGTGGCAGAAGCATCTCTTCGGTTTGCGCGGCGGCGTGGCCACCGAGACCGAGACGAGCTAGCGGCTCGAGGCTTACCCGGTCAGGGGGATGCCGACGCCCGACACGCCTAGCGGCTCGGCGTGGCGGGTCAGCATGCCGACCACGAAGCCCAGCACGCGGTCGGCGGACGGCCCGGCCGAGATGGTGGCGAGCAGCGTCGGCTCTGGGTTCTTGAAGGCGCCCAGCAGGCCGGCCCTGGCAGCGCGACTGAAGCTGGGCGTTCCGGCCGGTACGAAGGTCACGCGGATCTTCGTGTAGCGATCGCCGGCGTGCACCAGCGTGAAGGGCGCCAACTTCTGGATCTGCCAGGCGCGGATCTCTTCATTCTTGAGGCGACGCTTCAGGGTGGCGATGAATTTCTTGCCGCCCGGATCGTGGTCGGCATAGATGGCGACCTGCACGCCCACATGATACCGAGTGGCGCGACCCGCCGACGAACGGGTCAGGGATTACCCAGGTTCTCGAAGAAGCGCCGCATGGCCGCCCGGACCGGTTGCGGTTCGCGAGGTTTGTCGGTGGGCGATGGGGCGGCCTGCCCACGGGTGGCCCGTAGCTCAGCCCGGTTCTGCTGCCAGACGACCCAGACGCGCTGGACCGCGGTGAAGTTGGTACCCACCGCCAGGATGAGTAGTGCGAGCGTCAATGGCGTCCAGGACCCGACCTTGAGGCCGAACGACTCGAGCAGCAGGCCCGCCACGATGATGACGACTCGCTCGGGTCGGGCAAGGATGCCCACGTCGCAGGTGAAGCCCAGGCTTTGCGCTCGCGCCCGCACGTAGCTGACGAGGAATGAGCCGGCCAGAGCGATCAAGACGATGATCGGCTGCAGCCCGTCGTGCTGTCGCAGGAAGTAGATCAAGATTCCCAGGTAGACGACGCCTTCGGAATAGCGGTCGACGGTGGAGTCGAGGAAGGCGCCGTAGCGGTAGACCTTGCCTGCGGCGCGGGCGAGGGCGCCATCGAAGACATCGAAGAAACCGGCGACGGTGAGCACCAGGCCGCCCAGCAGCAACTGATTGATGGCGACGAGGAAGGCGCCTGCGCCGGTGATGACCAGGCCGAAGAGCGTCAGCATGTTCGGCGTGATCGGCGATTCGCGGAAGACGCTGACGAAGCGCTCCGCCCAGCGGCGTACCCATGCCTGGAATTTCTGGGTAAACATCAGCGCGGACTCAGACTCGGCTCGAGACGCGCCGATGGCGCCGGTTGCGCGTGGTCGAGCGCCTGGCGATAGACGTCCGTGACCTCGTCGATGATGCGCTCCCAGTCGTAGCGGCGTGCCTTCTGAAGTCCGGCCTGGCCCATCTCCTGGCGGAGTGCTGGATTGTTGATCAGCGTCTGCAGGGCGTAGGACAGTTGGCGGCGGCTCTTGCGCTCGACCAGCAGCCCGTCTCGGCCGTGGGTGACGACCTCACGGAAGCCGTCGATGCTGGTGGCGACGATCGGCTTGCCCGACGCCATCGCCTCCAGCAGGACGATACCGAAGCTCTCATCGCCGGTCGCCGGTGAGCAGAAGATGTCGCAACTGGCGTAGTAACGCGGCAGGTCGGACGCGGGCACGTAGCCGGCCATCACGACATCATCGAGCTGCTTACGGGCCAGGAAGTTGCCGTACCAGCGTCGCAGCGGCCCGTCGCCGACGATGATGAGGCGCAGGTTCGGGTACTGCGGCTTGAGCTGAGCGAAGGCGCGCAACAGGTAACCGAGGCCCTTGCGGTACTCCAGCCGGCCGACGAAGAGCAGATTGCACATGCCGTCACGCAGCTCGGGGTAGGGGGCCTGGTTCTGGAAGCGCTTGACGTCGATCCCGTTCGGGATGACGCGATAATCGCCCGGAAAATACTGGCGCACGAACTCGCGGGCCGGATTCGAGACGGCGATCCGCGCATGAAGCCGCCGGACATAGCGCTTCAGCAGCGGCTTGCCGTAGTAATAGCCGATGTTGGAGCGGGCGAAGGCGTGAAAGGTCCCGATATTGATCGTCTTCGAGAACCGCAGTGCGGTAACCGGCAACACCGGCATCAGCGGCTCGTGGTAGTGAAGGACATCGAAGCCGCCGTCTCGGACATAATGTTTGATCTTGTTGGTGAGATGCAGGCTGACGGTGATGCGGGCCACGGAACCGTGCATGGGGATGGGGAAGGGCCGGCCGACGCGAATGAAGTCGCTGTCACGATCCGCAAGCTCCTTGTCCGAGCAGGGCGCAAACACGGTGACGTCATGACCACGTCGCCTTAGTCCGGCCGCGAGATATCGGACGTGCTCGGTGACCCCACCCGGATGTGCGTAGTCATAGGCCGACACGAGGCCGACCTTCATCAGCGACTTCCCCTCACTTCCCTAGCCTCGGGCGAAAGCTCGAACGGCGGACCGCCCCATGCGGGCCCAGTTGCGGCCGATGCGCCGGAACTTCAGCTGGGCGATACGACGATGCGTCACGAAATCCCAGTACTCCCCGAATGCCTTCGTCTGGCTTGCCAGGAGGGCCTTCTTCACGTCCTGTGCGCTCTTGCCGGGGAAGGTCGTGAACCCGGTGCCGATTCCCTGGAGGTGGTGGCTGTCGGAGCAGCCGACCTCCGGAAGGTGGAAGCGGCTCTTGTTCAGGCGATCGATCTTCGCGGCGCAGGTCCGACCGGCGACGGAAGGGTTGAAGGTCTCCACCGCATCGAAGTAGATGTCAGGTGACGGATGCTTCATGATGCCGTCGAACGAGCGAAATCCAATGCTCCGGGTAAGCATGGAGAAGGGGTGGACCGCGATCGCCAGCCCGCCCTGCTCGTGGATCTTGCCGATCGTCCAATCGAGCGGACGCCACATGGGGATGGGCTTGTCGATGAAGAGCGCCAGCAGGTGCCCGTGCAGCGTGGTGATCTCGCAGCCG is a genomic window containing:
- a CDS encoding MBL fold metallo-hydrolase gives rise to the protein MTPAEALREKLAVSVFPDDLFGENCYLIRRRDTTSALAVDPGLQVDRVLEWLRQEGLTLEQILVTHGHIDHVGGVPALHKETGAPIAMHPDDLAILDWERFAQMPFVPAGFGRFSVDTRLAHDATLMFQDISLRVLHTPGHTQGSVCFLFGLDCFAGDTLFQRGIGRTDLPGGDTQKIVFSIRNVLYRLPPKTVVYPGHGPSTTIEEEMLLNPFVPAHR
- a CDS encoding DUF5667 domain-containing protein, which translates into the protein MTPEVQRLERLAERLRAVDPFVAPPSAKIRGWNLVLAAVEQSTAARSRAHPFRRLVVGVLAAAVLLVAGALAASADSLPDSPIYPLKGVLENVRGGLIFSPSDRLPYHLDLARTRLTESEAMIARHRLDLASRALSALDSQLYDAALVVKAEKQSDPPAGAAMERRLRQAIATHDAQLASLLGQVTDPSAVTAITKAREDAARALQVAATPATPGSSISPGNPSAAPTATSPTSVPTTLPHITGTP
- a CDS encoding signal peptidase II, with amino-acid sequence MPRARNAWAAGTIALLMVAVDQASKAWAQASLQPEHELTVIPGWLWFKLTGNSGASLGLLRGHNLLFVVASTLVIIAVAAIVLRGAPGVLGAAALGAVAGGATSNLIDRLRLGSVVDFIEVHLWPTNFNLADTAIRLGVVVFILTLLLDRRWRSPAGGGRNPTG
- a CDS encoding ABC transporter substrate-binding protein, with protein sequence MRIASLLPSATEIVCSLGLEDELVAVTHECDFPESVRTKPVLTRSVLSAASTGAEVDHHIRELVHQGSSIYALDADLLAALHPDLILTQELCEVCAVSYPIVERAARRLGSSPQLVSLEPESLEDVFQNILFVGRLVGRPDAAEDVCDALRRRVASVEQRVAGRRARRVVCLEWVDPPFNCGHWTPELVTIAGGDERLGVARQPAYPLRWEEVMKADPEVVVVMACGFSLERSLREVEAARGCFDALRAETWVVDGNAFFSRPGPRLVESVEIMAGILHPDAVDPPPSSTARPLERVSDRAL
- a CDS encoding Xaa-Pro peptidase family protein, which translates into the protein MRADESARRLAALRGRLVDLELDGLVVTGPENIRYLSGFSGSLGYLVIGTSAAEILGDSRYWLQMEAEAPGFTLVRSGPSHGLWALVSERLKALGLCRVGFESQQTTVDQHQRLVAALPPELTLIPTTGLVEELRIIKSAEEVALLRAVAAIAGRAFDRVRSAIRPGLRERDVAFLLEQTFRELGAEGAAFETIVAAGERGALPHGRASDRVLERGDMVVVDFGATGAGYHSDTTRTIVIGEPSSEQARVIEAVRTAQLASMALMKPGVTADVIDRRAHEVLAAEAHAFGHGLGHGIGLQVHERPFLSPTDHTALRAGMVITNEPGIYIPDWGGVRLEEMVLVTDTEPEVLTSASWEIGVG
- a CDS encoding GAF domain-containing protein — its product is MDRLPAPARESDPVVQTSHVREMAANLLLGRALQMLEAASGMVVFWDADGRWNRDSFALPGRPDRLEELAPVLEALLEWTLYTEKPVVIHDLRQSRWSRHLLHGADPPAGAAVATPMAQRGAIWGAVAIYRAEPLTAGMDLLGQLAQVATEPLSSLGSARPEGVA
- a CDS encoding CoA-binding protein; translation: MPVDRQPTDVADKILASARTIAVVGLSPDTRRPSHGVARYLQRAGYRIIPVNPHVDEVLGERAYASLRQIPEAVDVVEIFRRSEFVGPIVDDAIAIKASAVWLQDGVVDEDAAARARASGLDVVMDDCMLRRHAQRHQH
- a CDS encoding sigma-70 family RNA polymerase sigma factor, coding for MRAPGKAASDDDRPLIERVRRGDQDAARSLYERYFDRIYNYVYARLGRAEDAEDLAIETMTKSLTRLDLFQDEGVAFSSWVYRIAHNATIDHYRRQGKMSLVSLEQAPPLESADPSELAVEQLSNDDLHVAIRDLTDEQQQVLILRFFQDLTANQVAAIMGKSVGAVQALQHRALGSLERALQGRTAK